The DNA window GCCGCGAGATCCGCGTACCCGGCTTCTACGATGGCGACGGCGTGTATCGCATTCGCTTCATGCCCGACAATGAAGGGGAATGGTCGTTCCGCACGCGTTCGAAGACGGCGGAGTTGAATGGCAAGACCGGTTCGTTTGTCGCGACCAAGCCGTCTGAGGGTAACCACGGCCCGGTGCACGTGCGCAACAAGTTCCACTTCGCCTATGCCGACGGCAAACCTTTCCTCTCGTTCGGCACGACCTGCTATGCCTGGACGCATCAGCCGCTGGAGATGCAGGCCCGGACGCTTAAGACGCTGAAGAAATCGCGCTTCAACAAGATCCGCATGGGCGTATTCCCGAAGGACTATCCCTATAACGTCAACGAGCCGCTTTATCCCTGCTTCGAAAAGGGCGCCGATGGCAAAGAGGATTTCGATCGGCCGAACCCTGTTCTCTTCCGGCATTTCGAAAAGCAGGTGGCCGCGCTCTGCGAGCTTGGTATCGAAGCCGACATCATCATGTTCCACCCCTACGATCGCTGGGGTTATGCCGACATGTCGGCCGAGCAGGATTTCCGCTACGTCGCCTATCTTGCGGCGCGCCTTGCAGCCTATCGCAACGTCTGGTGGGCTCTTGCCAACGAGTATGATTTCCTCCTGGACACCAAGCCGCTGCCGCAGTGGGACCGCTATTTCCACATCCTCGAAGAGAACGATCCCTACGGCCACCTGAAGTCCATCCATAACGGCGAGCCGTCGATGAACTTCGATCATCGCAAGCCCTGGGTGACGCACACCTGCATCCAGAACTGGGATGTGAAGCGGACGCAGGAATGGCGCGAAGCCTATGGCAAGCCGGTCGTCAACGACGAGCCGGAATACGAGGGCAACATCGTCCAGTCCTGGGGCAACCTGACGGCGCAGGAACTGGTGCATCGCTTCTGGATCACGGTAACGCGCGGCGGGTATGCAGGCCATGGCGAAACCTATTCGCATCCGCAAGATCTGATCTGGTGGGCCAAGGGCGGCGAACTGCGCGGCGAAGCATGGAAGCGCATCGGTTTCCTGCGCGACCTGCTGGAGCAGGATGTCGTCAACGGCCTCGAGCCGATGGCATCGTTCGGCGAATGGCCTTGGACGCGCGTTTCCGGCGCACGCGACGGCGACCTTCGCTATATCTATCTCGGCGAACATCAGCCCGTCATCTGGTCCACGGGCTTGCCGCTGGATGGAACCGACTATGACGTCGACATCATCGACACATGGGAGATGACGATCACGCCGGCGAAAAAGGTGGAGGCACCGATTCCGCATCCGACGCGGCACGGCGCGATCGTGCGCGGTGGCAAGGCGGATGCCGCCTTCGGCGTGGAGCTGCCGGGCAGACCATACCAGGCGCTGCGTATCCGCAAGAAGCACTGATCGATCCTCAGGGGAAGAATGTCATGTCCGGATTGACCATCAAGAACGTCAGGAAATCCTACGGAGCAGTGGATATCATCCATGGCGTCGACGTGGACATTTCGGACGGCGAATTCGTCATTCTCGTCGGGCCATCGGGTTGCGGCAAGTCAACGCTTCTGCGGATGATCGCGGGATTGGAGGACATCACAGGCGGCGAGATCTCGATCGGTGGCCGCGTGGTCAACAATCTGCCGCCGAAGGACCGCGACATCGCGATGGTCTTCCAGAACTATGCGCTTTATCCGCAGATGACGGTCGCCCAGAATATGGGCTTTGCGCTGGAGCTTGCCGGCGCGAAGCGTCCCGAGATCGAAAAGAAAGTCGGCGAGGCGGCACAGATCCTCGGACTTCAGCCACTGCTGGGGCGCAAACCTGCGCAGCTTTCCGGCGGCCAGCGTCAGCGTGTCGCCATGGGACGCGCTATCGTACGCGATCCGAAAGTTTTCTTGTTCGATGAACCGCTTTCCAACCTCGATGCCAAATTGCGCGTCAAGATGCGCGCCGAAATCAAGGCGCTGCACCAGCGGCTGAAGACGACGATCGTCTACGTCACGCACGACCAGATCGAAGCGATGACGATGGCCGACAAGATCGTCGTGCTGCAGGGCGGGAAAGTCGAGCAGATCGGAACACCGCTTGAGCTCTACGATCGGCCTAGAAATGTGTTCGTGGCGGGCTTCCTTGGGTCGCCGGCGATGAATTTCCTGGAAGGGCGGCTGACGGGCGGTCCAAAGCCGACCCTCGTATTGCCGACCGGCACGTCCGTCGAACTCGTGAACGCGCCGGCGCAAGCGGATGGCAGGGACGTGATCATCGGCATTCGTCCGGAAGATATATCTTTTGCGACCGACGGCGGCGTGCCGGCAACCGTCACCGTGGTTGAGCCAACCGGATCCGAGACCCATGTAGCCTTGGAGGTGGAAGGCAAGGAAATCACTTGGGTCATGAGAGAACGCGCCGAGTTGACGCCGAACCAAACGGTGAAGCTTTCTCTTAAATCGCCGAATATTCACTTCTTCGACAAGGTTACCCAGCAACGCTTGTAGGGTATTCGGGTAACGAAATCAGCGACATCGGCCGCAGGTTGGAAGGAGGACCCCGCCGAGACAGCGGGGTTTCCAGCCACTTGCTAAACTACTTGGAAAAGCGCTCCGGCCGGAAATTGGCAAGCAGCGGGTGACGCTT is part of the Rhizobium jaguaris genome and encodes:
- a CDS encoding DUF5060 domain-containing protein, with amino-acid sequence MSNATVEKWGVFEAAFNGPSGGNPYLDVTFDAVFSQNSREIRVPGFYDGDGVYRIRFMPDNEGEWSFRTRSKTAELNGKTGSFVATKPSEGNHGPVHVRNKFHFAYADGKPFLSFGTTCYAWTHQPLEMQARTLKTLKKSRFNKIRMGVFPKDYPYNVNEPLYPCFEKGADGKEDFDRPNPVLFRHFEKQVAALCELGIEADIIMFHPYDRWGYADMSAEQDFRYVAYLAARLAAYRNVWWALANEYDFLLDTKPLPQWDRYFHILEENDPYGHLKSIHNGEPSMNFDHRKPWVTHTCIQNWDVKRTQEWREAYGKPVVNDEPEYEGNIVQSWGNLTAQELVHRFWITVTRGGYAGHGETYSHPQDLIWWAKGGELRGEAWKRIGFLRDLLEQDVVNGLEPMASFGEWPWTRVSGARDGDLRYIYLGEHQPVIWSTGLPLDGTDYDVDIIDTWEMTITPAKKVEAPIPHPTRHGAIVRGGKADAAFGVELPGRPYQALRIRKKH
- a CDS encoding ABC transporter ATP-binding protein, which codes for MSGLTIKNVRKSYGAVDIIHGVDVDISDGEFVILVGPSGCGKSTLLRMIAGLEDITGGEISIGGRVVNNLPPKDRDIAMVFQNYALYPQMTVAQNMGFALELAGAKRPEIEKKVGEAAQILGLQPLLGRKPAQLSGGQRQRVAMGRAIVRDPKVFLFDEPLSNLDAKLRVKMRAEIKALHQRLKTTIVYVTHDQIEAMTMADKIVVLQGGKVEQIGTPLELYDRPRNVFVAGFLGSPAMNFLEGRLTGGPKPTLVLPTGTSVELVNAPAQADGRDVIIGIRPEDISFATDGGVPATVTVVEPTGSETHVALEVEGKEITWVMRERAELTPNQTVKLSLKSPNIHFFDKVTQQRL